A region of Cellulophaga sp. RHA19 DNA encodes the following proteins:
- a CDS encoding Rossmann-like and DUF2520 domain-containing protein has translation MISVVIIGLGNIGTHLYNAFSELKNVSIAMVYNRTETALLPLKNSINTTTDINDLPNADIYIIATTDDSIANISSQLVLENKLVVHTSGSVAIAALNDKNRKGSFYPLQTFSKGATVNFKEIPICIEAENKTDETLLLQLAESVSNSVHKISSEQRKSIHLAAVFVNNFSNHMYQIGQEICEENKVPFSILSPLIQETVTKLHKLSPYDAQTGPAKRNDIGTMQRHLTQLTNNTHKEIYSVISKSITNTYGKKL, from the coding sequence ATGATTAGTGTAGTAATTATAGGATTAGGGAATATTGGCACACATTTATATAATGCATTTAGTGAGCTAAAAAATGTATCTATTGCAATGGTATACAACCGTACAGAAACAGCATTACTCCCTTTAAAAAATAGTATAAATACAACTACTGACATTAATGATTTACCTAATGCAGATATATATATTATTGCTACCACAGATGATAGTATTGCCAATATATCTTCACAATTAGTCTTAGAAAATAAATTAGTAGTGCATACCTCTGGCAGTGTTGCTATTGCTGCTTTAAATGATAAAAACCGAAAAGGATCTTTTTATCCACTACAGACGTTTAGCAAAGGAGCTACTGTAAATTTTAAAGAAATTCCTATTTGTATTGAAGCAGAAAACAAAACTGATGAAACATTACTACTTCAACTAGCAGAAAGTGTCTCTAACAGTGTGCATAAAATATCATCAGAACAAAGAAAATCTATACATTTGGCTGCCGTTTTTGTCAATAATTTTAGCAATCATATGTACCAAATTGGACAAGAAATTTGTGAAGAAAATAAGGTTCCTTTTTCAATTTTATCACCCTTAATACAAGAAACCGTTACAAAGCTACACAAACTATCTCCTTACGATGCACAAACAGGACCAGCAAAACGTAATGACATAGGTACAATGCAACGTCACTTAACCCAATTAACAAACAATACGCATAAAGAAATATATAGCGTTATTAGCAAATCTATTACCAACACTTATGGAAAAAAGTTATAA
- a CDS encoding group III truncated hemoglobin has product MKKLELTTKENVHTLVSAFYDKIRKDETLGPIFNGIITDWDHHLQHLTNFWSNQLFIERGTYKGNPIAVHNKVDNFTGNTINEMHFGIWLNHWFATLDELFEGDNVNIAKNRARNMGSNIHIHIFNARPKTS; this is encoded by the coding sequence ATGAAAAAACTAGAGCTCACAACAAAAGAGAATGTACATACATTAGTCTCTGCATTCTATGATAAAATACGAAAGGATGAAACTTTAGGTCCAATTTTTAACGGTATAATTACAGATTGGGACCATCATTTACAACACCTTACTAATTTTTGGAGCAATCAGTTATTTATAGAGCGGGGTACATACAAAGGTAACCCTATTGCTGTGCATAATAAAGTAGATAATTTTACAGGTAATACCATAAACGAAATGCATTTTGGTATTTGGCTTAATCATTGGTTTGCAACTTTAGATGAACTTTTTGAAGGCGATAATGTAAATATTGCTAAAAACAGGGCTCGTAATATGGGGTCTAACATTCATATTCATATTTTTAATGCTAGACCAAAGACTAGCTAA